Proteins encoded together in one Bacteroides ovatus window:
- a CDS encoding adenosine kinase: MDKIIGLGNALVDVLATLKDDTLLDEMGLPKGSMQLIDDAKLQQINTKFSQMKTHLATGGSAGNAILGLACLGAGTGFIGKVGNDNYGEFFRENLQKNKIEDKLLTSDRLPSGVASTFISPDGERTFGTYLGAAASLRAEELTLDMFKGYAYLFIEGYLVQDHEMILHAIELAKEAGLQICLDMASYNIVANDLEFFTLLINKYVDIVFANEEEAKAFTGKEPEEALRVIAKKCSIAIVKVGAKGSYIRKGTEEIKVSAISVQKVVDTTGAGDYFASGFLYGLTCGYSLDKCAKIGSILSGNVIQVIGTTIPQERWDEIKLNINRILAE, from the coding sequence ATGGACAAAATAATAGGATTGGGCAACGCCCTGGTAGACGTACTCGCAACCCTGAAGGATGATACTCTTTTGGATGAAATGGGTTTACCCAAAGGAAGCATGCAGCTCATCGATGACGCTAAGTTACAGCAGATTAACACAAAATTTTCACAGATGAAAACTCACTTGGCAACAGGCGGATCAGCAGGAAATGCCATCCTCGGACTGGCTTGTTTGGGTGCTGGAACAGGGTTTATCGGAAAAGTGGGAAATGATAATTATGGAGAATTTTTTCGTGAAAATCTGCAGAAAAATAAGATTGAAGACAAATTATTGACCTCGGATCGACTGCCTTCCGGTGTGGCATCCACTTTTATTTCACCGGATGGAGAGCGCACTTTCGGAACCTATCTGGGAGCAGCGGCTTCTTTGAGAGCAGAGGAACTGACCTTGGATATGTTTAAAGGTTACGCGTACCTATTTATAGAAGGCTATCTTGTTCAGGACCACGAAATGATTCTTCACGCCATTGAACTGGCTAAAGAAGCCGGTTTGCAGATTTGTCTCGATATGGCTAGTTATAACATTGTGGCTAATGATCTGGAATTCTTCACCTTGTTAATAAACAAATATGTCGACATTGTCTTTGCAAACGAAGAGGAAGCGAAAGCCTTTACCGGCAAGGAGCCGGAGGAAGCTTTGAGAGTGATTGCCAAGAAATGCAGTATTGCTATCGTAAAAGTCGGGGCAAAGGGTTCTTATATCCGCAAAGGGACAGAAGAAATAAAGGTTTCGGCCATTTCGGTTCAAAAAGTGGTAGATACTACCGGTGCCGGTGATTATTTTGCTTCCGGATTCTTATACGGATTGACTTGCGGATATTCGTTGGATAAATGTGCAAAAATAGGTTCTATTCTCTCGGGAAATGTTATTCAGGTAATCGGAACAACGATACCACAGGAACGCTGGGATGAAATTAAGTTAAATATTAACAGGATTCTGGCGGAATAA
- a CDS encoding PAS domain-containing protein has product MRNYENKTKEDLLEIIEQLEKKIDFLSSHSSSDSSSPSKERFRDKYSTRILDALPDMLTVFDHDANIIELASSPATNHVEGISPNNITTTNVKDILPKEAYESVRKNMDKVILTGESSTARHDLMLDGVLHHYENRIFPLDKEYLLCMCRDISQQWEAEQTNAQQQKELKAARIKVEESDRLKSAFLANMSHEIRTPLNAIVGFSKLITYATSAEEKNQYSEIIERNSEMLLNLFNDILDLASLEADSLKFNIRPIKLIDICLQLEQQFCHKTQNGVKLILDDVNTDMYTSGDWNRIIQIISNLLSNATKFTPKGEIHFGYREKEDFVEFYVKDSGIGIPAARIATIFRRFGKVNDFVQGTGLGLTLCRMLVEKMGGRIWLRSQEGQGSRFYFTLPLVRQ; this is encoded by the coding sequence ATGAGAAATTACGAAAACAAAACAAAGGAAGATCTTTTGGAAATAATCGAACAATTAGAGAAGAAAATAGATTTTCTTTCCTCTCATTCTTCTTCTGATTCTTCCTCTCCTTCCAAAGAACGTTTTCGTGATAAATATAGTACCCGGATACTGGATGCTCTTCCTGACATGCTCACCGTCTTCGACCATGACGCCAATATCATAGAGCTTGCTTCTTCTCCGGCAACTAATCACGTAGAAGGTATCAGCCCCAACAATATCACTACCACTAACGTAAAAGACATTCTGCCCAAAGAAGCTTATGAAAGTGTCCGCAAGAATATGGATAAGGTGATTCTCACAGGAGAAAGTTCAACAGCCAGACACGATCTTATGTTGGATGGTGTTTTACATCACTACGAAAACCGTATCTTTCCTTTGGATAAAGAGTATCTGTTGTGTATGTGCCGTGATATATCCCAACAATGGGAGGCGGAACAGACGAATGCCCAGCAACAGAAAGAACTAAAGGCTGCCAGAATCAAAGTGGAAGAGTCGGACCGGCTGAAATCTGCTTTTCTGGCAAACATGAGTCATGAAATACGTACCCCACTCAATGCCATTGTAGGATTCTCCAAACTAATCACTTACGCAACATCTGCAGAAGAGAAGAATCAATATTCGGAAATCATCGAACGAAATTCGGAAATGCTGCTGAATCTATTCAATGATATTCTGGATCTAGCATCACTTGAAGCTGATTCTCTAAAATTCAATATCCGCCCGATCAAATTAATAGATATCTGCCTGCAGCTGGAACAACAATTCTGTCATAAGACGCAAAACGGTGTCAAACTTATTTTGGACGACGTAAATACGGACATGTATACTTCGGGAGACTGGAATCGCATCATACAAATTATAAGTAACTTGCTTAGTAACGCTACGAAGTTTACCCCGAAAGGAGAAATTCATTTCGGCTATCGGGAAAAGGAGGATTTTGTAGAGTTCTACGTTAAAGATAGCGGCATCGGCATTCCGGCAGCAAGAATTGCCACAATTTTCCGGCGCTTTGGAAAGGTCAACGATTTTGTTCAGGGAACAGGATTGGGATTAACTCTTTGCAGAATGTTAGTAGAGAAGATGGGTGGACGTATCTGGTTGCGCTCTCAGGAAGGCCAGGGAAGCAGATTCTATTTTACCCTGCCTTTGGTTCGTCAATAA
- a CDS encoding S41 family peptidase, producing the protein MKKLLNRQIAIVAVAVIATVAFFSFKSGDDRNFQIAKNLDIFNAIVKELDMFYVDTIDPNKTIREGIDNMLYTLDPYTEYFPEEDQSELEQMIKGSFGGMGSYIAYNTKLKRSMISEPFEGTPAAKAGLKAGDILMEIDGQDLAGKNNAEVSQMLRGQAGTSFKLKIERPNEKGGRTPMEFTIVRESIQNPAIPYTAVLDNNVGYISLSTFSGNPSKEFKKAFLDLKKQGATSLVIDLRSNGGGLLDEAVEIANYFLPRGKVIVTTKGKIKQASNTYKTLREPLDLDIPIAVLVNSGTASASEILSGSLQDLDRAVIVGNRTFGKGLVQVPRSLPYGGTMKVTTSKYYIPSGRCVQAIDYKHRNEDGSVGTIPDSLTKVFHTAAGREVRDGGGVMPDIVIKQEKLPNILFYLVRDNLIFDYATQYCLKHPTIVAPEEFEVTDADYNDFKALVKKADFKYDQQSEKILKTLKEAAEFEGYMDDASEEFKALEKKLNHDLDRDLDYFSSDIKKMIATEIIKRYYYQRGNIIQQLKDDDGLKEAMKILNDPVKYKEMLSAPAAKE; encoded by the coding sequence ATGAAAAAATTGCTGAACAGGCAGATAGCTATTGTTGCAGTAGCGGTGATAGCCACAGTTGCTTTCTTTAGTTTCAAGAGTGGAGACGACCGTAATTTCCAGATTGCAAAGAATCTGGATATATTTAATGCGATTGTGAAAGAACTGGATATGTTCTATGTAGATACCATTGATCCGAATAAAACGATTCGGGAAGGAATCGATAATATGCTTTATACGCTGGATCCTTATACGGAATATTTCCCGGAAGAAGATCAGAGTGAACTGGAGCAGATGATTAAAGGATCATTTGGTGGGATGGGTTCTTACATTGCTTATAATACGAAACTAAAACGTTCGATGATTTCTGAACCTTTTGAGGGAACGCCTGCTGCAAAAGCCGGTCTGAAAGCGGGAGATATACTGATGGAGATTGACGGACAGGATCTTGCCGGTAAGAATAATGCGGAAGTCAGCCAGATGTTACGCGGACAGGCAGGTACCAGTTTTAAGCTAAAGATTGAGCGCCCGAATGAGAAAGGTGGACGTACGCCGATGGAGTTCACGATTGTACGTGAGTCTATTCAGAATCCGGCGATTCCTTATACTGCCGTATTGGATAATAATGTAGGTTACATTAGCCTTAGCACTTTTTCCGGCAACCCTTCCAAAGAGTTTAAGAAAGCATTTCTGGATTTGAAGAAACAGGGAGCTACTTCGTTGGTGATAGACCTCCGTAGTAATGGCGGTGGATTGCTGGATGAAGCAGTAGAAATTGCGAATTATTTCTTGCCGCGTGGAAAGGTGATTGTAACGACCAAAGGGAAAATCAAACAAGCTAGTAACACTTATAAGACATTGCGCGAGCCGTTGGACTTGGATATTCCGATTGCGGTATTGGTAAATAGTGGAACCGCTTCTGCTTCCGAAATCTTATCAGGTTCTCTGCAGGATCTCGACCGTGCCGTTATAGTTGGTAACCGTACCTTCGGAAAAGGACTGGTACAGGTTCCCCGCTCTTTGCCTTATGGCGGAACGATGAAAGTGACTACCTCTAAATATTATATTCCAAGTGGCCGTTGTGTACAGGCTATTGACTACAAGCATCGTAATGAAGATGGAAGTGTAGGAACCATTCCTGATAGTTTGACTAAGGTATTCCATACGGCTGCCGGACGTGAAGTACGCGACGGAGGTGGTGTAATGCCGGATATTGTTATCAAACAGGAGAAATTACCGAATATCCTCTTCTATCTGGTACGCGATAATCTGATTTTCGATTATGCAACGCAGTATTGTTTGAAACATCCTACCATCGTTGCTCCGGAGGAGTTTGAGGTGACAGATGCCGATTATAATGATTTTAAAGCGTTGGTGAAGAAAGCCGACTTCAAATATGACCAGCAAAGCGAGAAAATTCTGAAAACGTTGAAAGAAGCTGCCGAGTTTGAAGGGTATATGGATGATGCTTCAGAGGAGTTCAAAGCACTTGAAAAGAAGTTGAACCATGATCTTGATCGCGACTTGGATTATTTCTCATCTGATATAAAGAAGATGATTGCTACTGAAATTATCAAGCGTTACTATTACCAACGTGGTAATATCATCCAGCAGTTGAAGGATGATGACGGTTTGAAGGAAGCGATGAAAATTCTGAATGATCCGGTGAAATATAAAGAAATGCTTAGTGCTCCGGCTGCTAAGGAATAA
- the ahcY gene encoding adenosylhomocysteinase: protein MSTELFSTLPYKVADITLADFGRKEIDLAEKEMPGLMALREKYGESKPLKGARIMGSLHMTIQTAVLIETLVALGAEVRWCSCNIYSTQDHAAAAIAAAGVPVFAWKGETLADYWWCTLQALSFDGGKGPNVIVDDGGDATMMIHVGYDAENNAAVLDKEVHAEDEIELNAILKKVLAEDSTRWHRVAEEVRGVSEETTTGVHRLYQMQEEGKLLFPAFNVNDSVTKSKFDNLYGCRESLADGIKRATDVMIAGKVVVVCGYGDVGKGCSHSMRSYGARVLVTEVDPICALQAAMEGFEVVTMEEACLEGNIFVTTTGNIDIIRIDHMEKMKDQAIVCNIGHFDNEIQVDALKHYPGIKCVNIKPQVDRYYFPDGHSIILLADGRLVNLGCATGHPSFVMSNSFTNQTLAQIELFNKKYDINVYRLPKHLDEEVARLHLEKIGVKLTKLTPEQAAYIGVSVDGPYKADHYRY, encoded by the coding sequence ATGTCTACAGAATTATTCTCTACTCTGCCCTATAAGGTGGCAGATATTACACTTGCTGATTTCGGACGCAAGGAAATCGATTTGGCAGAAAAAGAAATGCCCGGCCTGATGGCTCTTCGCGAAAAGTATGGAGAATCCAAACCGTTAAAAGGTGCCCGCATTATGGGGTCGTTGCACATGACCATTCAAACGGCTGTGCTGATTGAAACATTAGTGGCTTTAGGAGCTGAAGTACGTTGGTGCTCTTGTAATATATATTCAACGCAGGATCATGCTGCTGCTGCGATAGCTGCTGCCGGTGTACCGGTATTTGCATGGAAGGGCGAGACTCTTGCCGATTATTGGTGGTGCACGTTGCAGGCATTGAGCTTTGACGGCGGCAAGGGACCGAATGTGATTGTAGATGATGGTGGTGACGCGACAATGATGATCCACGTGGGTTATGATGCTGAAAATAATGCTGCCGTATTGGATAAGGAAGTACACGCGGAGGATGAAATAGAACTGAATGCTATCTTGAAGAAAGTGTTGGCAGAAGACAGTACTCGCTGGCATCGCGTAGCGGAAGAAGTGCGTGGCGTATCTGAAGAGACTACGACAGGCGTACACCGTTTGTATCAGATGCAGGAAGAAGGCAAATTGCTGTTCCCGGCATTCAATGTAAACGACTCGGTAACGAAATCTAAGTTTGATAATCTGTACGGTTGCCGCGAATCGTTGGCCGACGGAATCAAGCGTGCAACAGATGTGATGATTGCCGGAAAAGTAGTAGTGGTATGCGGTTATGGTGATGTGGGTAAAGGCTGTTCTCACTCCATGCGTTCTTATGGAGCGCGGGTGCTCGTGACGGAGGTAGACCCGATCTGTGCACTGCAGGCTGCAATGGAAGGTTTCGAAGTAGTGACGATGGAAGAGGCTTGTCTGGAAGGTAACATCTTTGTGACTACGACAGGTAATATCGATATTATCCGTATCGACCACATGGAGAAAATGAAAGACCAGGCTATCGTTTGCAACATCGGCCATTTCGATAATGAAATTCAGGTAGATGCTTTGAAACATTATCCGGGCATCAAATGTGTGAACATCAAACCACAAGTAGACCGTTATTATTTCCCGGATGGACATAGCATTATCTTGTTGGCCGACGGTCGTCTGGTAAATCTGGGATGTGCAACAGGACACCCGTCATTCGTGATGAGTAATTCATTTACCAATCAGACATTGGCGCAGATAGAACTGTTCAACAAGAAATATGATATCAATGTATATCGCTTGCCGAAGCATCTGGACGAGGAAGTGGCTCGCCTGCATCTTGAAAAGATCGGTGTGAAACTGACTAAGCTGACTCCCGAACAGGCCGCTTATATTGGTGTATCGGTGGATGGACCTTATAAAGCAGATCATTATAGATACTAA